In the Streptomyces formicae genome, one interval contains:
- a CDS encoding OsmC family protein, whose amino-acid sequence MADYRIETVRNGERDWTARNDRGAEVRIAAADNPEAQPSFTPVELLLAALGGCGGLVVDRTARTVEHDGLRIVVDSVSRPEDDGRVGVLRVSYEIDLAEGEDQAAEKLERAIRLTHEKYCTVSRTVEHGARVEALGPDGTTLFAGG is encoded by the coding sequence ATGGCCGACTACCGCATCGAGACCGTACGCAATGGCGAACGCGACTGGACAGCCCGCAACGACCGGGGTGCCGAAGTCCGGATCGCCGCCGCCGACAACCCGGAGGCCCAGCCCTCCTTCACCCCCGTCGAACTCCTCCTCGCCGCGCTCGGCGGCTGCGGCGGACTCGTCGTGGACCGCACCGCCCGCACCGTCGAACACGACGGGCTGCGCATCGTCGTGGACTCGGTCTCCCGGCCCGAGGACGACGGCCGCGTCGGCGTCCTCAGGGTCTCCTACGAGATCGACCTGGCCGAGGGCGAGGACCAGGCCGCCGAGAAACTGGAGCGTGCCATCCGGCTGACCCACGAGAAGTACTGCACCGTCAGCCGCACCGTCGAACACGGCGCGCGCGTCGAGGCGCTGGGCCCCGACGGCACCACCCTCTTCGCCGGGGGATGA
- a CDS encoding ABC transporter permease, which yields MENDTRTLFLALAGVSLLIGAIGIGNTTLVAVLERRHEIGLRRAIGASRRSILSQFLFESGLLGALGGLVGTVGGLDLTISIALAKGWTAALSPWLLVAGPLLGLGVGLAAGLYPALKAARLEPVAALAS from the coding sequence GTGGAGAACGACACCAGGACCCTGTTCCTCGCACTCGCCGGGGTGTCGCTGCTGATCGGGGCGATCGGCATCGGCAACACCACGCTGGTCGCGGTCCTCGAACGGCGCCACGAGATCGGCCTGCGCAGGGCCATCGGCGCGTCGCGCCGCTCGATCCTCTCCCAATTCCTCTTCGAGAGCGGCTTGCTGGGTGCTCTCGGCGGTCTGGTCGGCACCGTCGGCGGCCTCGATCTGACCATCTCCATCGCCCTGGCGAAGGGCTGGACCGCCGCGCTCTCGCCCTGGCTGCTCGTCGCGGGCCCGCTGCTCGGTCTGGGCGTCGGCCTGGCCGCGGGGCTCTACCCGGCGCTCAAGGCCGCACGGCTGGAGCCGGTGGCGGCGCTCGCGTCGTAG
- a CDS encoding FAD-dependent oxidoreductase, producing MAKIQQSSSPGTRWDRAVVIGGGYAGLVTARVLADHFTEVLVLERDPMDADTGVHPHVPQGYHAHALLARGGDALERLFPGLRAELAELGAPVFDYGERISFLLPTGYAPTTTVGVPVQTFTRDELERRLRQWVLALPAVRLLAATRCETVTSSVPGRLDRVRYRTDGAATSDDVTADLVVDASGRTTKIDAWLGEARIPMSAKSVIKAKITYTSACYERPPQDELDFDVAYQMAFAPGVPRGGVILAVEHHRWMCSLFGVSDHVPPTDDDGYLDFAHSLGNPRLAEQIKRGTRQGEISRYTNPGDEWRLHHKNARWPERLIAIGDALCVFNPVYGQGLTVAALEAELLDGLLRRRRAQASGLDGLSRAYLRAAAKVIQVPWTMATSSDLMWSPEGQPLSARFAHWYNRHVFALAVRDQDVWARFVRVLNMTAPPTLLFRPRVLGGVLRHAFTRRSG from the coding sequence ATGGCCAAGATCCAGCAGAGTTCGTCGCCCGGCACCCGCTGGGACCGGGCCGTCGTCATCGGCGGCGGGTACGCGGGGCTCGTCACCGCGAGAGTCCTCGCCGACCACTTCACCGAGGTGCTCGTCCTGGAGCGCGACCCGATGGACGCGGACACCGGGGTCCACCCGCACGTGCCGCAGGGCTACCACGCGCACGCGCTGCTCGCCCGCGGCGGTGACGCCCTTGAGCGCCTGTTCCCTGGGCTGCGGGCCGAGCTCGCGGAGCTCGGCGCGCCCGTGTTCGACTACGGCGAGCGCATCAGCTTCCTGCTGCCGACCGGCTACGCGCCGACCACCACGGTCGGCGTCCCCGTGCAGACCTTCACCCGCGACGAGCTCGAACGGCGGCTGCGCCAGTGGGTGTTGGCCCTGCCCGCCGTGCGCCTGCTCGCCGCGACCCGCTGCGAGACGGTGACGTCGAGCGTTCCCGGCCGACTCGACCGGGTCCGCTACCGCACGGACGGCGCAGCGACGTCGGACGACGTCACCGCCGACCTGGTCGTCGACGCCTCGGGGCGCACCACGAAGATCGACGCCTGGCTCGGCGAAGCGCGGATCCCAATGTCCGCCAAGTCCGTGATCAAAGCGAAGATCACCTACACCTCTGCGTGCTACGAACGCCCGCCGCAGGACGAGCTGGACTTCGACGTCGCCTACCAGATGGCCTTCGCACCCGGCGTGCCGCGCGGGGGAGTGATCCTCGCCGTGGAGCATCACCGCTGGATGTGCTCGCTGTTCGGCGTGAGCGACCACGTGCCGCCCACCGACGACGACGGGTACCTCGACTTCGCCCACAGCCTCGGCAACCCCCGCCTCGCCGAACAGATCAAGCGCGGCACCCGGCAGGGGGAGATCAGCCGCTACACCAACCCCGGCGACGAGTGGCGCCTGCACCACAAGAACGCCCGCTGGCCCGAACGCCTGATCGCGATCGGCGACGCTCTCTGCGTCTTCAACCCGGTGTACGGACAAGGGCTGACGGTCGCCGCGCTCGAAGCCGAGCTGCTCGACGGGCTGTTGCGGCGCCGCAGGGCGCAGGCGTCGGGGCTCGACGGCCTCAGCCGGGCCTACCTGCGCGCGGCGGCCAAGGTCATCCAGGTCCCCTGGACCATGGCCACCAGCTCCGACCTGATGTGGTCGCCCGAAGGCCAGCCGCTCTCCGCGCGCTTCGCCCACTGGTACAACCGGCACGTCTTCGCGCTGGCCGTGCGGGACCAGGACGTGTGGGCGCGGTTCGTCCGCGTCCTGAACATGACGGCCCCGCCCACGCTGCTGTTCCGGCCGAGGGTGCTCGGCGGTGTGCTCCGCCACGCCTTCACACGTCGCTCGGGCTGA
- a CDS encoding family 2B encapsulin nanocompartment shell protein, translating to MTVDSSPEARLEPPRQSSLGTAAARNLATTTKSAPQMQEITSRWLLRMLPWAETKGGAYRVNRRLSYTVGDGTVEFVQDGATVRVIPRELGELALLRGYDDVDVLTAIAGRCVQRDFRAGETLVERGAPADQLHLIAHGRISQTSEGGYGDEVDLDVLADGDQFGEHALLDEDARWEVTATAETSGTLLTLSRADFAAVRSTAPGLNEHLEAFTSRSQRRQNHRGEAEIAMSAGHTGEHALPGAFVDYELKPREYELSVAQTILRIHTRVADLYNGPMNQTKEQLRLTIEALRERQEHELVNNREFGLLHNADFKQRLQPHSGPPTPDDLDELLCRRRGSKFFLAHPKTIAAIGREFNARGIYPDHVDLGGQQVPAWRGVPILPCGKIPITEEKTSSILCMRTGEENQGVIGLHQTGLPDEYEPGLSVRFMGLNEQAITSYLVSTYYSAAILVPDAVGVLENVQIARWPR from the coding sequence ATGACTGTTGACTCGAGCCCGGAAGCGCGACTGGAACCTCCCCGGCAATCCAGCCTGGGTACGGCGGCCGCCCGCAACCTCGCCACCACCACCAAGTCCGCCCCGCAGATGCAGGAGATCACCTCCCGCTGGCTGCTGCGGATGCTCCCCTGGGCGGAGACCAAGGGCGGCGCGTACCGGGTGAACCGCCGCCTCTCCTACACCGTCGGCGACGGGACCGTGGAGTTCGTCCAGGACGGCGCCACGGTCCGGGTGATCCCCCGTGAACTGGGCGAACTGGCCCTGCTGCGCGGCTATGACGACGTGGACGTCCTCACCGCCATCGCGGGACGGTGCGTCCAGCGCGACTTCCGTGCGGGTGAGACCCTGGTCGAGCGCGGCGCGCCCGCGGACCAGCTCCATCTGATCGCGCACGGCCGCATCAGCCAGACCTCGGAGGGCGGTTACGGCGACGAGGTCGACCTGGACGTACTCGCCGACGGCGACCAGTTCGGCGAGCACGCGCTCCTGGACGAGGACGCCCGCTGGGAGGTGACCGCCACCGCGGAGACCTCGGGCACCCTGCTCACCCTGTCGCGCGCGGACTTCGCCGCCGTCCGGTCCACGGCGCCTGGTCTGAACGAGCACCTCGAAGCGTTCACGTCACGCTCCCAGCGCCGACAGAACCACCGCGGCGAGGCCGAGATCGCGATGTCGGCGGGCCACACCGGCGAGCACGCGCTGCCCGGCGCGTTCGTCGACTACGAACTCAAGCCGCGCGAGTACGAGCTCTCGGTCGCGCAGACCATCCTGCGGATCCACACCAGGGTCGCCGATCTCTACAACGGCCCGATGAACCAGACCAAGGAGCAACTCCGCCTCACCATCGAGGCGTTGCGCGAGCGCCAGGAGCACGAGCTCGTCAACAACCGGGAGTTCGGCCTGCTGCACAACGCCGACTTCAAGCAGCGGCTCCAGCCGCACTCGGGACCGCCGACCCCGGACGACCTGGACGAGCTGCTCTGCAGGCGCCGCGGCTCCAAGTTCTTCCTCGCACACCCCAAGACCATCGCGGCGATCGGGCGTGAGTTCAACGCGCGCGGGATCTATCCGGACCACGTCGACCTCGGCGGCCAGCAGGTGCCCGCCTGGCGCGGGGTGCCGATCCTGCCGTGCGGCAAGATCCCGATCACGGAGGAGAAGACCAGCTCCATCCTCTGCATGCGTACGGGCGAGGAGAACCAGGGCGTCATCGGCCTGCACCAGACAGGGCTGCCCGACGAGTACGAGCCGGGTCTCTCCGTGCGGTTCATGGGCCTCAACGAGCAGGCGATCACCTCCTACCTCGTCAGCACCTACTACTCCGCCGCCATCCTCGTGCCGGACGCGGTCGGTGTCCTCGAGAACGTGCAGATCGCCCGCTGGCCCAGGTAG
- a CDS encoding family 2 encapsulin nanocompartment cargo protein terpene cyclase, with protein MSAPELTPPQPSLPEAAARFGAHVLADAAARACDIKAVTGTAPCAPVATDPPTPSVPSPSVPAQPEPPAVSVPAGSDVDLERVLRGPNGLGTTGLRLTPRDEPATAAEPSAAEGKPIPGLYHHPVPEPDPVRVEEVSRRIKSWALDEVSLYPDDWEEQFDGFSVGRYMVGCHPDAPTIDHLMIATRLMVAENAVDDCYCEDHGGSPIGLGGRLLLAHTALDPLYTTAEYQPQWAESLHADAPRRAYRSAMEYFTGTASPAQSDRFRHDMARLHLGYLAEAAWSQEDHVPQVWEYLAMRQFNNFRPCPTITDTVGGYELPADLHARPDMQKVIGLAGNATTIVNDLYSYTKELDAPGRHLNLPVVIAEREGLSDRDAYLKSVEVHNDLMHDFETEAAALAAACPVPTVQRFLRGVAAWVDGNHHWHRTNTYRYSLPDFW; from the coding sequence ATGTCCGCGCCTGAGCTGACACCTCCGCAGCCGAGCCTGCCCGAGGCCGCCGCCCGCTTCGGGGCGCACGTCCTCGCCGACGCCGCGGCTCGCGCCTGCGACATCAAGGCCGTGACCGGCACGGCGCCCTGTGCGCCGGTCGCGACCGATCCGCCCACGCCGTCCGTGCCCTCGCCGTCCGTGCCCGCCCAGCCAGAGCCGCCCGCCGTCTCCGTGCCGGCAGGGTCCGACGTCGACCTGGAGCGGGTCCTGCGGGGCCCCAACGGCCTGGGCACCACGGGGCTGCGGCTGACCCCGCGCGACGAACCGGCCACGGCGGCGGAACCGTCGGCGGCCGAGGGCAAGCCCATCCCCGGCCTCTACCACCACCCGGTGCCCGAGCCCGACCCCGTGCGGGTCGAGGAGGTCAGCCGGAGGATCAAGTCCTGGGCGCTGGACGAGGTCTCCCTCTACCCCGACGACTGGGAGGAGCAGTTCGACGGCTTCTCCGTGGGCCGCTACATGGTCGGCTGCCATCCGGACGCGCCCACGATCGACCACCTGATGATCGCCACCCGCCTGATGGTCGCCGAGAACGCGGTGGACGACTGCTACTGCGAGGACCACGGCGGCTCGCCCATCGGCCTCGGCGGGCGCCTGCTCCTGGCGCACACCGCCCTCGATCCGCTCTACACGACGGCGGAGTACCAGCCGCAGTGGGCCGAGTCGTTGCACGCGGACGCGCCGCGGCGCGCCTACCGCTCCGCCATGGAGTACTTCACCGGGACGGCGAGCCCCGCCCAGTCCGACCGGTTCCGGCACGACATGGCCCGGCTGCACCTGGGCTACCTCGCCGAGGCCGCCTGGTCCCAGGAGGACCACGTACCCCAGGTGTGGGAGTACCTGGCGATGCGCCAGTTCAACAACTTCCGCCCCTGCCCGACCATCACCGACACCGTCGGCGGCTACGAGCTGCCCGCGGATCTGCACGCCAGGCCCGACATGCAGAAGGTCATCGGACTCGCGGGAAACGCGACGACCATCGTGAACGACCTCTACTCCTACACCAAGGAGCTCGACGCTCCCGGCCGGCACCTGAACCTGCCCGTCGTGATCGCCGAACGAGAGGGCCTCTCCGACCGGGACGCCTATCTGAAGTCGGTCGAGGTCCACAACGACCTCATGCACGACTTCGAGACCGAAGCCGCTGCCCTGGCCGCCGCCTGTCCCGTACCGACCGTGCAGCGCTTCCTGCGGGGCGTCGCCGCGTGGGTCGACGGCAACCACCACTGGCACCGGACCAACACCTATCGCTACAGCCTGCCCGACTTCTGGTAG
- a CDS encoding geranyl diphosphate 2-C-methyltransferase, which yields MTSTELTATDALVRIPGPATPYQGDIARYWDGEARPVNLRLGDVDGLYHHHYGIGEVDRTALGEPEDSESEKKLIAELHRLESAQADYLLGHLGDIGRDDTLVDAGCGRGGSMVMAHQRFGCKVEGVTLSAKQAEFANRRAQELRIQDHVRARVCNMLATPFETGQAAASWNNESSMYVDLQDLFAEHSRVLKVGGRYVTITGCWNPRYGQPSKWVSQINAHFECNIHSRREYLRAMADNRLVPQAVVDLTPDTLPYWELRATSSLVTGIEEAFINSYKDGSFQYLLIAADRV from the coding sequence GTGACCAGCACCGAACTCACCGCCACCGACGCCCTCGTACGCATCCCCGGCCCGGCGACGCCCTATCAGGGGGACATCGCCCGCTACTGGGACGGGGAAGCCAGGCCCGTGAACCTGCGTCTCGGCGATGTCGACGGTCTCTACCACCACCACTACGGCATCGGTGAGGTCGACCGCACCGCGCTCGGCGAGCCCGAGGACAGCGAGAGCGAGAAGAAGCTGATCGCCGAGCTGCACAGGCTGGAATCGGCACAGGCCGACTACCTGCTCGGGCACCTCGGCGACATCGGGCGCGACGACACCCTGGTGGACGCGGGCTGCGGGCGCGGTGGCTCGATGGTGATGGCGCACCAGCGCTTCGGATGCAAGGTCGAAGGCGTCACGCTCTCGGCCAAGCAGGCCGAGTTCGCCAACCGGCGCGCCCAGGAACTGCGCATCCAGGACCACGTCCGCGCCCGCGTCTGCAACATGCTCGCCACGCCCTTCGAGACCGGGCAGGCCGCGGCCTCGTGGAACAACGAGTCGAGCATGTACGTCGACCTCCAGGATCTGTTCGCCGAGCACTCGCGCGTCCTCAAGGTCGGCGGGCGCTACGTGACCATCACGGGCTGCTGGAACCCGCGTTACGGCCAGCCCTCGAAGTGGGTCTCCCAGATCAACGCGCACTTCGAGTGCAACATCCACTCGCGCAGGGAGTATCTGCGCGCCATGGCCGACAACCGGCTCGTGCCGCAGGCCGTCGTGGACCTCACCCCCGACACGCTGCCCTACTGGGAGCTGCGGGCCACGTCCTCGCTGGTCACGGGGATCGAGGAGGCGTTCATCAACTCCTACAAGGACGGTTCGTTCCAGTACCTGCTGATCGCGGCCGACCGGGTCTGA
- a CDS encoding VOC family protein, with protein MSVLDSPIPRFHLAVPVDDLAAARRFYGEVLGLEQGRSADTWIDWNLHGHQFVTHLAPGRARPVHNPVDGHDVPVPHFGLILTVPVFEELAGRLRAAGTDFVIEPYVRFAGQTGEQRTMFLLDPAGNALEFKAFADDSQVFAS; from the coding sequence ATGAGCGTTCTCGACTCTCCGATACCCCGGTTCCACCTGGCGGTACCGGTCGACGACCTGGCGGCCGCGCGCCGCTTCTACGGCGAGGTGCTCGGCCTGGAGCAGGGCCGCAGCGCGGACACCTGGATCGACTGGAACCTCCACGGCCACCAGTTCGTCACGCACCTCGCACCCGGGCGGGCACGCCCCGTCCACAATCCGGTCGACGGGCACGACGTCCCCGTGCCGCACTTCGGGCTGATCCTGACCGTCCCCGTCTTCGAGGAACTCGCCGGGCGACTGCGCGCGGCGGGCACCGACTTCGTCATCGAGCCCTACGTCCGCTTCGCGGGGCAGACCGGCGAGCAACGGACGATGTTCCTGCTCGATCCGGCGGGCAACGCGCTCGAGTTCAAGGCCTTCGCGGACGACTCCCAGGTCTTCGCCTCCTGA
- a CDS encoding carotenoid oxygenase family protein, protein MTSHTRRRVLQGAALAAAGSVVGGYGLGPGATTARAAAGGGGTPAGGATSTPFLEGAFAPVTEELTAFDLPVTGRVPRDLDGRYLRTGPNPLGLEDPRAHHWMLGDGMVHGVRLRDGRAEWYRNRWVRSSQVAEKLGEPYPGPVPPDDFPCNTHVIPYKGRILAVQESGPLPYELDGELGTVRPYDFRGTLKGAFTAHTKYDAAADELHAVAYYPTWDHVRHIMIDRTGRVARTHKIPVTDAPMMHDFALTEKYVVIVDVPITFDPAAAEAGAIVPYIWNKRHPMRLGVMPRTGGTTRWFEIDPVYFSHTLNAYDQGDELVLEHISMPAPFYAAGRGNGGPSSTGKPTLNRWTVDLRAGRVRTTRIDDMAQEFPRVNESLVSRRHRFAYTASAAEMWRAYETVDGVPPDEKFTNCLVKQDMLRGSKQVHRFPKGAGASEPVFVPRRGARDEDDGYILSYVHDPDRGASDLVILSAQDFKGHPLARVHLPGRVPLGFHGSWVADQ, encoded by the coding sequence ATGACCAGCCACACGCGACGCAGGGTCCTTCAGGGGGCGGCGCTGGCCGCCGCGGGCAGCGTGGTCGGGGGCTACGGGCTCGGCCCGGGCGCCACCACCGCGCGGGCCGCGGCGGGCGGCGGTGGGACCCCGGCGGGCGGCGCGACGTCGACGCCGTTCCTGGAAGGGGCGTTCGCGCCGGTCACCGAGGAGCTGACCGCGTTCGACCTGCCGGTGACCGGCCGCGTGCCGCGCGACCTGGACGGCCGCTACCTGCGCACGGGACCGAACCCGCTCGGCCTCGAGGACCCGCGGGCGCACCACTGGATGCTGGGCGACGGCATGGTGCACGGGGTGCGGCTGCGCGACGGACGCGCCGAGTGGTACCGCAACCGGTGGGTGCGCTCCTCGCAGGTGGCCGAGAAACTGGGCGAGCCGTACCCGGGCCCGGTGCCGCCGGACGACTTCCCGTGCAACACGCACGTGATCCCGTACAAGGGACGGATCCTGGCGGTCCAGGAGAGCGGGCCGCTGCCGTACGAACTGGACGGCGAGCTCGGCACGGTGCGCCCGTACGACTTCCGCGGCACGCTGAAGGGCGCGTTCACCGCGCACACCAAGTACGACGCGGCCGCGGACGAGCTGCACGCGGTGGCGTACTACCCGACCTGGGACCACGTGCGGCACATCATGATCGACCGGACCGGGCGGGTGGCCCGCACCCACAAGATCCCGGTGACGGACGCGCCGATGATGCACGACTTCGCCCTCACCGAGAAGTACGTGGTGATCGTGGACGTCCCCATCACGTTCGACCCGGCGGCCGCCGAGGCGGGGGCGATCGTGCCGTACATCTGGAACAAGCGGCACCCGATGCGCCTCGGGGTCATGCCGCGCACCGGCGGCACCACCCGGTGGTTCGAGATCGATCCGGTGTACTTCTCGCACACGCTCAACGCCTACGACCAGGGTGACGAGTTGGTCCTTGAGCACATCTCCATGCCCGCGCCCTTCTACGCGGCGGGGCGGGGCAACGGCGGGCCCTCGTCGACGGGCAAGCCGACGCTGAACCGCTGGACGGTCGACCTGCGCGCGGGCCGGGTGCGCACCACCCGCATCGACGACATGGCGCAGGAGTTCCCCCGTGTCAACGAGTCGCTCGTCTCCCGCAGGCACCGCTTCGCGTACACGGCGAGCGCGGCGGAGATGTGGCGCGCCTACGAGACGGTGGACGGGGTGCCGCCGGACGAGAAGTTCACCAACTGCCTGGTCAAGCAGGACATGTTGCGCGGCAGCAAGCAGGTGCACCGCTTCCCCAAGGGGGCGGGGGCCAGCGAGCCGGTGTTCGTGCCACGCCGCGGCGCACGGGACGAGGACGACGGCTACATCCTCTCCTACGTGCACGACCCCGACCGCGGCGCGAGCGACCTGGTGATCCTCTCCGCGCAGGACTTCAAGGGGCACCCGCTGGCCCGCGTCCACCTGCCGGGACGCGTGCCGCTCGGCTTCCACGGGAGCTGGGTGGCGGACCAGTAG
- a CDS encoding ABC transporter ATP-binding protein: protein MLIKLALHRLAPHRSAVSLTVLLQVAQTGALLWLPALNAVIIDEGVVRGDTGVIVRVGGQMLALTLVQVLCALGALHFGARTALAVGRDLREDVFAHVQRLSVHQVARFGTPSLVNRTTNDVLNVQTLLLTVLTLLVTAPLMCAGGVIMAFGQDVPLSSVLLLLVPVLAVQAALVLRRLRPLVRSLQELVDDVTRTLREQITGVRVVRAFVRDAYEQRRFARSNDNLTDIATRVGRMTTLLLPLGATTVNLFGVAVVWLSAPRIEDGSMRIGALTALITYLTLILTSVMTVTGLFMVLPRGEVSAERIADVLGTEPEIGPPARAAARPSRPCRVEWRGVELRYPGAEVPVLSALALTAEPGAVTAVIGPTGSGKTTLLGLVPRLFDVTAGTVRVGGQDVRDLDPAVLTRTVGMVPQKAYLFSGTVASNLRYGRPDASDDDLWRALEVAQARDFVARMPGRLRAPITQGGGNVSGGQRQRLAIARTLVAAPDVYLFDDAFSALDQSTEAALRAALAEETADATVVMVAQRVSSVRGADRIVVLDDGRVVGTGSHEELCESSPTYRAIVRSQSPSGVVA from the coding sequence GTGCTGATCAAACTCGCGTTACACCGCCTGGCGCCCCACCGCTCGGCGGTGTCGCTGACCGTCCTGCTCCAAGTCGCCCAGACCGGCGCCCTGTTGTGGCTGCCCGCCCTCAACGCCGTGATCATCGACGAGGGAGTGGTGCGCGGCGACACGGGAGTGATCGTTCGGGTCGGCGGTCAGATGCTGGCCCTCACGCTGGTCCAGGTCCTGTGCGCGCTCGGCGCCCTGCACTTCGGCGCGCGCACGGCGCTGGCCGTGGGGCGCGATCTGCGGGAGGACGTCTTCGCCCACGTGCAGCGCCTGTCCGTGCACCAGGTGGCCAGGTTCGGCACGCCGTCGCTGGTCAACAGGACCACCAACGACGTACTCAACGTCCAGACGCTCCTGCTCACCGTTCTCACCCTGCTGGTCACCGCGCCGCTGATGTGCGCGGGCGGCGTGATCATGGCGTTCGGCCAGGACGTGCCGCTCTCCTCGGTCCTGCTGCTCCTGGTCCCCGTCCTCGCGGTGCAGGCCGCGCTGGTCCTGCGGCGGCTGCGTCCTCTGGTCCGGTCCCTCCAGGAACTCGTCGACGACGTCACGCGCACGCTCCGGGAGCAGATCACCGGAGTGCGCGTCGTGCGGGCCTTCGTGCGGGACGCCTACGAGCAGCGGCGCTTCGCACGGTCCAACGACAACCTCACCGACATCGCGACCCGGGTGGGCAGGATGACCACGCTGCTCCTTCCGCTGGGAGCGACGACGGTGAATCTGTTCGGCGTCGCGGTGGTGTGGCTGAGCGCGCCCCGGATCGAGGACGGCAGCATGCGGATCGGGGCGCTGACCGCGCTGATCACCTATCTCACGCTGATCCTCACGTCGGTGATGACCGTGACCGGCCTGTTCATGGTGCTGCCGCGCGGCGAGGTGAGTGCGGAGCGCATCGCCGACGTGCTGGGCACGGAACCGGAGATCGGGCCGCCGGCCCGGGCGGCGGCCCGGCCGTCCCGGCCCTGCCGGGTGGAGTGGCGCGGGGTGGAGCTCAGATATCCGGGCGCGGAGGTACCGGTGCTGAGCGCTCTCGCCCTGACGGCGGAGCCGGGCGCGGTCACCGCGGTCATCGGCCCGACGGGCAGCGGCAAGACCACCCTGCTCGGCCTGGTCCCGCGCCTGTTCGACGTCACGGCGGGGACGGTGCGCGTCGGCGGCCAGGACGTGCGCGACCTGGATCCGGCGGTCCTCACCCGCACGGTGGGGATGGTCCCGCAGAAGGCGTACCTCTTCTCCGGGACGGTCGCCTCCAACCTCCGGTACGGCAGGCCGGACGCGTCCGACGACGACCTGTGGCGGGCCCTCGAGGTCGCGCAGGCCCGTGACTTCGTGGCACGGATGCCGGGTCGGCTGCGGGCGCCGATCACCCAGGGCGGCGGCAACGTCTCCGGTGGGCAGCGCCAGCGCCTCGCGATCGCCAGAACGCTGGTCGCCGCTCCCGACGTCTACCTCTTCGACGACGCGTTCTCGGCGCTCGACCAGAGCACCGAGGCCGCGCTGCGGGCGGCGCTCGCCGAGGAGACGGCCGACGCCACCGTCGTCATGGTGGCGCAGCGCGTGAGCAGCGTGCGCGGCGCGGACCGCATCGTCGTCCTCGACGACGGCCGGGTCGTCGGCACCGGCTCCCACGAGGAGCTGTGCGAGAGCAGCCCGACCTACCGGGCGATTGTGCGCTCCCAGTCGCCGAGCGGAGTCGTCGCATGA